Proteins from a genomic interval of Kitasatospora herbaricolor:
- a CDS encoding gamma-aminobutyraldehyde dehydrogenase, translating into MDLTDFSAGAQYIAGRQTQGTGNQPFQVVNPADGSVVQQVTLASTGDVDAAVAAARAALPGWAGATPGARSEALLKLAAVLADAADDLARVETAQTGKPIKLSTEFDVPGTVDNTAFFAGAARNLEGKAAGEYSGDHTSYVRREAIGVIGSISPWNYPLQMAAWKILPAIAAGNTIVLKPAELTPLTSLMFARACTEAGIPDGVVNVVTGAGPGAGEHLVAHPGVAMVSFTGSTPVGKRVAELASATAKRTHLELGGKAPFVVFDDADLEAAVHGAVAGSLINSGQDCTAATRAYVQRPLYDAFVAGVAELFESVRLGDPLNPRTDLGPLVSFTHRDRVAGFVERARGYGAVVAAGGHAPAKGHDGTDLARGAYYRPTLITGVAQDSEVVQGEIFGPVLVVLPFDSDEEGLRLANDTPYGLAASAWTRDIHRSLRATREIAAGCVWVNDHIPIISEMPHGGYKSSGYGKDMSQYSLDEYTQVKHVMYDTTAVVRKDWHRTVFGDR; encoded by the coding sequence ATGGACCTGACCGACTTCAGCGCGGGCGCGCAGTACATCGCCGGCAGGCAGACCCAGGGCACCGGGAACCAGCCTTTCCAGGTCGTCAACCCGGCCGACGGCAGCGTCGTCCAGCAGGTCACCCTGGCCTCCACCGGGGACGTCGACGCCGCCGTGGCCGCCGCCCGGGCCGCCCTGCCCGGGTGGGCCGGCGCCACCCCCGGCGCCCGCTCCGAGGCGCTGCTGAAGCTCGCCGCCGTGCTCGCCGACGCGGCCGACGACCTGGCCCGGGTCGAGACCGCGCAGACCGGCAAGCCGATCAAGCTCTCCACCGAGTTCGACGTCCCGGGGACGGTCGACAACACCGCCTTCTTCGCCGGCGCCGCCCGCAACCTGGAGGGCAAGGCGGCCGGTGAGTACTCCGGCGACCACACCTCCTACGTCCGCCGCGAGGCGATCGGCGTGATCGGGTCGATCTCGCCGTGGAACTACCCCCTGCAGATGGCCGCCTGGAAGATCCTCCCGGCCATCGCGGCCGGCAACACCATCGTGCTCAAGCCTGCCGAGCTGACCCCGCTCACCTCGCTGATGTTCGCCCGCGCCTGCACCGAGGCCGGTATCCCGGACGGCGTCGTCAACGTCGTCACCGGCGCCGGACCGGGCGCCGGTGAGCACCTGGTCGCGCACCCCGGTGTCGCCATGGTCTCCTTCACCGGCTCCACCCCGGTCGGCAAGCGGGTCGCCGAGCTGGCCAGCGCCACCGCCAAGCGCACCCACCTGGAGCTGGGCGGCAAGGCGCCCTTCGTGGTCTTCGACGACGCCGACCTGGAGGCCGCCGTCCACGGCGCGGTCGCCGGATCGTTGATCAACAGCGGCCAGGACTGCACCGCCGCCACCCGCGCCTACGTCCAGCGCCCGCTCTACGACGCCTTCGTGGCCGGCGTCGCCGAACTCTTCGAATCCGTCCGCCTCGGCGACCCGCTCAACCCGCGGACCGACCTCGGCCCGCTGGTCTCCTTCACCCACCGCGACCGGGTGGCCGGCTTCGTCGAGCGCGCCCGCGGCTACGGCGCCGTCGTCGCGGCCGGCGGCCACGCCCCCGCCAAGGGCCACGACGGCACCGACCTCGCCCGCGGCGCCTACTACCGGCCGACGCTGATCACCGGCGTCGCCCAGGACAGCGAGGTCGTCCAGGGCGAGATCTTCGGCCCGGTCCTGGTCGTCCTGCCCTTCGACAGCGACGAGGAGGGCCTGCGCCTCGCCAACGACACCCCCTACGGCCTGGCCGCCTCCGCCTGGACCCGCGACATCCACCGCTCCCTGCGCGCCACCCGCGAGATCGCGGCCGGCTGTGTCTGGGTCAACGACCACATCCCGATCATCAGCGAGATGCCGCACGGCGGCTACAAGTCCTCCGGCTACGGCAAGGACATGTCGCAGTACTCGCTGGACGAGTACACGCAGGTCAAGCACGTCATGTACGACACCACCGCGGTGGTCCGCAAGGACTGGCACCGCACCGTCTTCGGAGACAGATAA
- a CDS encoding polyamine ABC transporter substrate-binding protein, with protein sequence MELNEITDGLPEPVRKAWERSLAGGRAALTRRTMLRAAALTAGAGTLAACGIPPARTTGTGDSLANAAEDRSESDKEVNFSNWPLYVDTDENDTEKHGTVEAFTEATGIKVKYTEDVNDNVEFFGKVKPQLAAGQDTGRDVMVLTDWMVARLIRLGWVQKLNQSNITTAITNIESRFRAPDWDPGRLYSYPWAGIQVVIAYNSKATKGKPVTSVSQLLDDPELKGRVTFLSEMRDTIGMTLLDMDKDPAKFTADDYAAAVARLQKGVDSKQIRKFTGNDYGQELSSGDIAACLAWGGDLIQLKADNPDIEFVIPDKGYVSSTDNMVIPARAQHKANAERLIDFYYRPEIAARLTAGIGFVSAVTGMKEALAALDPDTAANPLVVPTPEMAAKVHVFRSLNEAEESDFEEKFSKLIGA encoded by the coding sequence ATGGAGCTCAACGAGATCACCGACGGCCTGCCAGAGCCCGTCCGCAAGGCCTGGGAACGCAGCCTGGCGGGCGGCCGTGCCGCGCTGACCCGGCGCACGATGCTGCGCGCGGCGGCTCTGACCGCCGGGGCGGGCACCCTCGCGGCCTGCGGCATCCCGCCGGCCCGCACCACCGGCACCGGTGACTCCCTCGCGAACGCCGCCGAGGACCGCTCGGAGAGCGACAAGGAGGTCAACTTCTCCAACTGGCCGCTCTACGTCGACACCGACGAGAACGACACCGAGAAGCACGGCACCGTCGAGGCCTTCACCGAGGCCACCGGGATCAAGGTCAAGTACACCGAGGACGTCAACGACAACGTCGAGTTCTTCGGCAAGGTCAAGCCCCAGCTCGCCGCCGGCCAGGACACCGGCCGCGACGTCATGGTGCTCACCGACTGGATGGTCGCCCGGCTGATCCGGCTCGGCTGGGTGCAGAAGCTCAACCAGTCCAACATCACCACGGCCATCACCAACATCGAGTCCCGCTTCCGCGCCCCCGACTGGGACCCGGGCCGCCTGTACAGCTACCCCTGGGCCGGCATCCAGGTCGTCATCGCGTACAACTCCAAGGCCACCAAGGGCAAGCCGGTCACCAGCGTCAGCCAGCTGCTCGACGACCCCGAGCTCAAGGGCCGGGTGACCTTCCTGTCGGAGATGCGCGACACCATCGGGATGACCCTGCTGGACATGGACAAGGACCCGGCGAAGTTCACCGCCGACGACTACGCGGCCGCCGTCGCCCGCCTGCAGAAGGGCGTCGACTCCAAGCAGATCCGCAAGTTCACCGGCAACGACTACGGCCAGGAGCTCTCCTCCGGCGACATCGCGGCCTGCCTCGCCTGGGGCGGCGACCTCATCCAGCTGAAGGCGGACAACCCCGACATCGAGTTCGTGATCCCGGACAAGGGCTACGTCTCCTCCACCGACAACATGGTGATCCCGGCCCGGGCGCAGCACAAGGCCAACGCCGAGCGCCTGATCGACTTCTACTACCGGCCCGAGATCGCGGCCCGGCTCACCGCTGGCATCGGGTTCGTCTCCGCCGTCACCGGCATGAAGGAGGCGCTCGCCGCCCTCGACCCGGACACCGCGGCCAACCCCCTGGTCGTCCCCACCCCCGAGATGGCCGCCAAGGTCCATGTCTTCCGCTCCCTGAACGAGGCCGAGGAGAGCGACTTCGAGGAGAAGTTCTCCAAACTGATCGGCGCCTGA
- a CDS encoding ABC transporter ATP-binding protein — protein sequence MTDQLRDSAAGGDVRLTGIGKTYGAFTAVHPLDLTVPQGSFFALLGASGCGKTTTLRMIAGLEEPTSGTVVIGGQDVTALPPYRRPVNTVFQSYALFPHLDIFENVAFGLRRRGRKDVKKQVEDMLELVELGQFARRKPHQLSGGQQQRVAVARALINHPQVLLLDEPLGALDLKLRRQMQLELKRIQTEVGITFVHVTHDQEEAMTMADTIAVMNGGRVEQLGAPADLYENPASTFVANFLGQSNLITAQVTGAEGTDLLLSAGGVRLAVPKARCATEAKEIYLGVRPEKITIAHASVEVADNRNRLGGTVVDSSFIGVSTQYVVRTDAGQEVAVFEQNMERDARIVPGAPVVLHWNPAHSFGMDAAQAIDAGTGEAAA from the coding sequence ATGACAGACCAGCTGCGCGACTCGGCCGCGGGCGGCGACGTCCGCCTCACCGGCATCGGCAAGACCTACGGCGCCTTCACCGCCGTCCACCCGCTCGACCTGACGGTGCCCCAGGGGTCCTTCTTCGCCCTGCTCGGCGCCTCGGGCTGCGGCAAGACCACCACCCTGCGCATGATCGCCGGCCTGGAGGAGCCCACCAGCGGCACCGTGGTGATCGGCGGCCAGGACGTCACCGCGCTGCCGCCCTACCGCCGGCCGGTGAACACCGTCTTCCAGAGCTACGCGCTCTTCCCGCACCTCGACATCTTCGAGAACGTCGCGTTCGGCCTGCGCCGCCGCGGCCGCAAGGACGTCAAGAAGCAGGTCGAGGACATGCTGGAGCTGGTCGAGCTCGGCCAGTTCGCCCGGCGCAAGCCGCACCAGCTCTCCGGCGGCCAGCAGCAGCGCGTCGCGGTCGCCCGGGCGCTGATCAACCACCCGCAGGTCCTGCTGCTGGACGAGCCGCTCGGCGCCCTCGACCTCAAGCTGCGCCGGCAGATGCAGCTGGAGCTCAAGCGGATCCAGACCGAGGTCGGCATCACCTTCGTGCACGTCACCCACGACCAGGAGGAGGCCATGACCATGGCCGACACCATCGCGGTGATGAACGGCGGCCGGGTCGAGCAGCTCGGCGCCCCCGCCGACCTGTACGAGAACCCCGCCAGCACCTTCGTGGCCAACTTCCTCGGCCAGTCCAACCTGATCACCGCCCAGGTCACCGGTGCCGAGGGCACCGACCTGCTGCTCTCGGCCGGCGGCGTGCGCCTGGCCGTGCCGAAGGCCCGCTGCGCCACCGAGGCCAAGGAGATCTACCTGGGCGTGCGCCCGGAGAAGATCACCATCGCGCACGCCTCGGTCGAGGTCGCGGACAACCGCAACCGGCTGGGCGGCACCGTCGTCGACTCCAGCTTCATCGGCGTCTCCACCCAGTACGTGGTGCGCACCGACGCCGGCCAGGAGGTCGCGGTCTTCGAGCAGAACATGGAGCGCGACGCCCGGATCGTCCCCGGCGCGCCGGTCGTCCTGCACTGGAACCCGGCCCACTCCTTCGGCATGGACGCCGCCCAGGCGATCGACGCGGGCACCGGGGAGGCGGCGGCATGA
- a CDS encoding ABC transporter permease, producing the protein MTSTTAPAPARAIPPDDAAAPPARRPRRKLTAYWLLLPGIAWLVVFFAVPMVYQGSTSLQTGSLEQGFKLTWHFATYWDALGEYKWHFVRSFSYAAIATVLCLAIGYPLAYTIAFKASKRWRNVILILVIAPFFTSFLIRTLAWKTILSDGGPVVGALNALHVLDLTSAVGLTSGDRVLATPLAVVCGLTYNFLPFMILPLYTSLERIDPRLHEAAGDLYARPFTTFRKVTFPISLPGVVAGTLLTFIPASGDYINAQLLGSPSEQMVGNGIQKQFLNVLDYPTAAALSFILMALILGMVTVYMRKAGTEELV; encoded by the coding sequence ATGACGTCCACCACCGCCCCCGCGCCGGCCCGGGCGATACCACCCGACGACGCCGCGGCGCCGCCGGCCCGCCGGCCGCGCCGCAAGCTCACCGCGTACTGGCTGCTGCTGCCGGGCATCGCCTGGCTGGTGGTCTTCTTCGCGGTGCCGATGGTCTACCAGGGCTCCACCTCGCTGCAGACCGGCTCGCTGGAGCAGGGCTTCAAGCTCACCTGGCACTTCGCCACCTACTGGGACGCGCTGGGCGAGTACAAGTGGCACTTCGTCCGCTCGTTCTCCTACGCGGCCATCGCCACCGTGCTCTGCCTGGCGATCGGCTACCCGCTGGCGTACACGATCGCCTTCAAGGCGAGCAAGCGCTGGCGCAACGTCATTCTGATCCTGGTGATCGCGCCGTTCTTCACCAGCTTCCTGATCCGCACGCTGGCCTGGAAGACGATCCTGTCGGACGGCGGCCCGGTGGTCGGCGCGCTGAACGCCCTGCACGTCCTGGACCTGACCAGCGCCGTCGGCCTCACCTCCGGCGACCGCGTGCTGGCCACGCCCCTCGCGGTGGTCTGCGGCCTGACGTACAACTTCCTGCCGTTCATGATCCTGCCGCTCTACACCTCGCTGGAGCGGATCGACCCGCGCCTGCACGAGGCGGCCGGCGACCTGTACGCCCGCCCGTTCACGACCTTCCGCAAGGTCACGTTCCCGATCTCGCTGCCGGGTGTCGTCGCGGGCACCCTGCTCACCTTCATCCCGGCCTCGGGCGACTACATCAACGCCCAGCTGCTGGGGTCGCCGAGCGAGCAGATGGTCGGCAACGGCATCCAGAAGCAGTTCCTGAACGTCCTCGACTACCCGACGGCAGCTGCCCTGAGCTTCATCCTGATGGCCCTGATCCTGGGCATGGTGACGGTCTACATGCGCAAGGCCGGGACGGAGGAACTGGTCTGA
- a CDS encoding ABC transporter permease: protein MSRIFTWIRSHLVVLAGVLALAYLVLPNLVVLAFSFNKPQGKFNYEWSEFSTDAWTNPCGVADMCQSLSLSLQVAVLATIGATVLGTMVAFALARYRFRGRGATSAMIFLPMAMPEVVMAASLGTLFLNMRIPFGFVTILIAHIMFCLSFVVTAVKARVMSMDPRLEQAAQDLYATPVQTFLRVTLPLAAPGIAAGALLSFALSFDDFIITQFNSGPTTVTFPMFVWGASQRGIPVQVNVIGTAMFIAAVALTVGGQWLGNRRKAVA, encoded by the coding sequence ATGTCCCGAATCTTCACGTGGATCCGGTCCCACCTGGTGGTGCTGGCGGGTGTGCTCGCCCTCGCCTACCTGGTGCTGCCGAACCTGGTCGTGCTGGCCTTCTCCTTCAACAAGCCGCAGGGCAAGTTCAACTACGAGTGGTCCGAGTTCTCCACCGACGCCTGGACCAACCCGTGCGGCGTCGCCGACATGTGCCAGTCGCTGTCGCTGAGCCTGCAGGTGGCCGTGCTGGCCACGATCGGCGCCACGGTGCTCGGCACCATGGTCGCCTTCGCGCTGGCCCGCTACCGCTTCCGGGGCCGGGGCGCCACCAGCGCGATGATCTTCCTGCCGATGGCGATGCCCGAGGTCGTGATGGCCGCCTCGCTGGGCACGCTCTTCCTCAACATGCGCATCCCGTTCGGGTTCGTCACCATCCTGATCGCCCACATCATGTTCTGCCTCAGCTTCGTGGTGACAGCGGTCAAGGCCCGCGTGATGAGCATGGACCCCCGGCTGGAACAGGCCGCCCAGGACCTCTACGCCACCCCGGTGCAGACCTTCCTGCGGGTCACCCTGCCGCTCGCCGCCCCCGGCATCGCGGCCGGCGCGCTGCTCAGCTTCGCGCTCTCCTTCGACGACTTCATCATCACCCAGTTCAACTCCGGCCCGACCACCGTGACCTTCCCGATGTTCGTCTGGGGCGCCTCGCAGCGCGGCATCCCGGTCCAGGTGAACGTCATCGGCACCGCGATGTTCATCGCCGCGGTCGCCCTGACCGTCGGGGGCCAGTGGCTCGGGAACCGGCGTAAGGCCGTCGCCTGA
- a CDS encoding NAD(P)/FAD-dependent oxidoreductase: MDSARALSDARPTPFWLEDPGRPEALPALVGDTTCDLLVVGGGYSGLWTALIAKERDPSLDVVLVEGNEVGWAASGRNGGFCAASLTHGFGNGLQRWPGELAELERQGAANLQAIEDTLKRYGIDAEWERTGEIDVATQPHQLAELHEIAEAVADHGLELTVLDADALRAEVDSPTFLGGVWDKEGVAMVHPAKLAWGLKQACLGQGVRIFERTKATALAEHGGGMAVRTPYGRVFARRVALGTNVFPSLVKRVRPFVVPVYDYALMTEPLSTEQLAAIGWRGRQGLGDSANKFHYFRLSADNRILWGGYDAVYQYGGRVREEYDQRPETFRTLAANFFRCFPQLEGVRFTHAWGGAIDTCTRFSAFFDTAYGGRVAYAAGYTGLGVGATRYGAEVMLDLLAGERTERTSLEMVRSKPLPFPPEPVRWAGIEMTKWSLDRADRNGGRRNLWLRTLDRLGLGFDS; encoded by the coding sequence ATGGACTCCGCCCGCGCGCTCAGTGACGCCAGGCCCACCCCCTTCTGGCTGGAGGACCCGGGCCGGCCGGAGGCACTGCCCGCCCTCGTCGGCGACACCACCTGCGACCTGCTGGTGGTCGGCGGCGGCTACTCCGGCCTGTGGACGGCGCTGATCGCCAAGGAGCGGGACCCGTCCCTCGACGTGGTTCTCGTCGAGGGCAACGAGGTCGGCTGGGCCGCATCCGGGCGCAACGGCGGGTTCTGCGCCGCCAGCCTCACCCACGGCTTCGGCAACGGCCTGCAGCGCTGGCCCGGCGAGCTGGCCGAGCTGGAGCGCCAGGGCGCGGCCAACCTGCAGGCCATCGAGGACACGCTCAAGCGCTACGGCATCGACGCGGAGTGGGAGCGGACCGGCGAGATCGACGTCGCCACCCAGCCGCACCAGCTCGCGGAGCTGCACGAGATCGCCGAGGCCGTCGCCGACCACGGCCTCGAACTCACCGTCCTGGACGCCGACGCTCTGCGGGCCGAGGTCGACTCGCCCACCTTCCTGGGCGGCGTCTGGGACAAGGAGGGCGTGGCGATGGTCCACCCGGCCAAGCTGGCCTGGGGCCTGAAGCAGGCCTGCCTCGGCCAGGGCGTGCGGATCTTCGAGCGGACCAAGGCCACCGCGCTCGCCGAGCACGGCGGCGGCATGGCCGTTCGCACCCCTTACGGCCGGGTCTTCGCCCGGCGGGTGGCCCTCGGCACCAACGTCTTCCCGTCGCTGGTGAAGCGGGTCCGCCCGTTCGTGGTGCCGGTGTACGACTACGCACTGATGACCGAGCCGCTGAGCACCGAGCAGCTGGCCGCGATCGGCTGGCGCGGCCGGCAGGGCCTCGGCGACAGCGCCAACAAGTTCCACTACTTCCGGCTCTCCGCCGACAACCGCATCCTGTGGGGCGGCTACGACGCCGTCTACCAGTACGGCGGCAGGGTGCGGGAGGAGTACGACCAGCGGCCGGAGACCTTCCGGACACTGGCGGCCAACTTCTTCCGCTGCTTCCCGCAGCTGGAGGGGGTGCGCTTCACCCACGCCTGGGGCGGTGCGATCGACACCTGCACCCGCTTCTCCGCGTTCTTCGACACCGCCTACGGGGGCCGGGTCGCCTACGCGGCCGGGTACACCGGCCTCGGCGTGGGCGCCACCCGTTACGGCGCGGAGGTGATGCTCGACCTGCTGGCGGGCGAGCGGACCGAGCGGACCTCGCTGGAGATGGTGCGCAGCAAGCCGCTGCCGTTCCCGCCGGAGCCGGTGCGGTGGGCGGGGATCGAGATGACCAAGTGGTCGCTGGACCGCGCCGACCGCAACGGTGGGCGCCGCAACCTCTGGCTGCGGACGCTGGACCGGCTCGGACTCGGCTTCGACAGCTGA
- a CDS encoding bifunctional DNA primase/polymerase yields the protein MDSKGSAGGPSGGSGEPPSVGPSAGLDWLAEAAPDPEACRREWHRASAGLVLLPAGRRWDVLLVAGSLGRPALAALARHPGGPGPVYADFGDEHLGFLVPVGTAARWLGTGVRTAGNGSWIVVPHPAGRGSGVRWLVPPDGSGRLTDPALLEFALHEAAADLVHPCR from the coding sequence ATGGACAGCAAGGGATCGGCCGGGGGACCCTCCGGCGGCTCGGGGGAGCCGCCGTCCGTCGGGCCGTCCGCCGGGCTGGACTGGCTCGCCGAGGCGGCCCCCGACCCGGAGGCCTGCCGACGGGAATGGCACCGCGCCAGCGCCGGCCTGGTGCTGCTGCCGGCCGGCCGGCGCTGGGACGTCCTGCTGGTGGCCGGCTCGCTGGGGCGGCCCGCTCTCGCCGCCCTGGCCCGCCACCCGGGCGGACCGGGCCCGGTGTACGCCGACTTCGGCGACGAGCACCTGGGCTTCCTGGTCCCGGTGGGCACCGCCGCCCGCTGGCTCGGCACCGGGGTGCGGACGGCGGGCAACGGCAGCTGGATCGTCGTCCCGCATCCGGCCGGGCGGGGCAGCGGTGTGCGCTGGCTGGTCCCGCCGGACGGCTCGGGGCGGCTCACCGACCCGGCGCTGCTGGAGTTCGCCCTGCACGAGGCGGCCGCCGATCTCGTCCACCCCTGCCGCTGA
- a CDS encoding CoA-acylating methylmalonate-semialdehyde dehydrogenase, which produces MSKPNVTKHLTHWIGGAPVATAGSAPRRGDIFDPATGQVAGHVDFAGIAEVDQAVAAAASAFAEWRHASVAKRTTVLFNFRELLNARKDELAAIIVSEHGKVHSDALGEIARGQEVVEYACGIPQLIKGGFTEQASTGIDVYSIRQPLGPVAVISPFNFPAMVPMWFFPIAIAAGNTVVLKPSEKDPSAANFIAELWKEAGLPDGVFNVVHGDKVAVDRLLEHPDVKSVSFVGSTPIARYVYETGTRYGKRVQALGGAKNHMLVLPDADLDLSADAAINAGFGAAGERCMAVSVLVAVDPIGDELVEKIKQRMATLKVGPGCNGDSDMGPLVTGQHRDKVTSYVESGVADGAELAVDGRKHPIAAEDANGAPTADGFWLGPTLFDHVKPGMSVYNDEIFGPVLSVVRVASYDEGLELINANPYGNGTAIFTNDGGAARRFQHEVEVGMVGINVPIPVPVAYYSFGGWKASLFGDSHAYGPDGVQFFTRGKAVTQRWLDPSHGGINLGFPTNS; this is translated from the coding sequence TTGAGCAAGCCCAACGTGACCAAGCACCTCACCCACTGGATCGGCGGCGCGCCCGTCGCCACCGCCGGTTCCGCGCCGCGCCGCGGCGACATCTTCGACCCGGCCACCGGCCAGGTGGCGGGTCACGTCGACTTCGCGGGCATCGCCGAGGTCGACCAGGCGGTCGCGGCCGCGGCCTCCGCCTTCGCCGAGTGGCGCCACGCCTCGGTGGCGAAGCGCACCACGGTGCTCTTCAACTTCCGCGAGCTGCTCAACGCCCGCAAGGACGAGCTGGCCGCGATCATCGTCTCCGAGCACGGCAAGGTGCACTCGGACGCCCTCGGCGAGATCGCCCGCGGCCAGGAGGTCGTCGAGTACGCCTGCGGGATCCCGCAGCTGATCAAGGGCGGCTTCACCGAGCAGGCCTCCACCGGCATCGACGTCTACTCGATCCGCCAGCCGCTCGGCCCGGTCGCCGTCATCTCGCCCTTCAACTTCCCGGCCATGGTGCCGATGTGGTTCTTCCCGATCGCCATCGCGGCCGGCAACACCGTGGTGCTCAAGCCCTCGGAGAAGGACCCGTCCGCCGCGAACTTCATCGCGGAGCTCTGGAAGGAGGCCGGGCTGCCCGACGGCGTCTTCAACGTCGTGCACGGTGACAAGGTGGCCGTCGACCGCCTGCTGGAGCACCCGGACGTCAAGTCCGTCAGCTTCGTCGGCTCCACCCCGATCGCCCGCTACGTCTATGAGACCGGCACCCGCTACGGCAAGCGCGTGCAGGCCCTCGGCGGGGCGAAGAACCACATGCTGGTCCTGCCCGACGCGGACCTCGACCTCAGCGCCGACGCGGCCATCAACGCCGGCTTCGGCGCGGCGGGCGAGCGCTGCATGGCGGTCTCCGTCCTGGTGGCGGTGGACCCGATCGGCGACGAGCTGGTCGAGAAGATCAAGCAGCGGATGGCCACCCTCAAGGTCGGCCCGGGCTGCAACGGCGACTCCGACATGGGCCCGCTGGTCACCGGCCAGCACCGCGACAAGGTCACCTCCTACGTGGAGTCCGGCGTTGCGGACGGCGCGGAGCTGGCTGTGGACGGTCGCAAGCACCCGATCGCCGCCGAGGACGCCAACGGCGCACCGACCGCGGACGGCTTCTGGCTCGGCCCCACCCTGTTCGACCACGTGAAGCCCGGCATGTCCGTCTACAACGACGAGATCTTCGGTCCGGTGCTCTCGGTGGTGCGGGTCGCCTCGTACGACGAGGGCCTGGAGCTGATCAACGCCAACCCGTACGGCAACGGCACGGCGATCTTCACCAACGACGGCGGCGCCGCCCGGCGCTTCCAGCACGAGGTGGAGGTCGGCATGGTCGGCATCAACGTGCCGATCCCGGTGCCGGTCGCCTACTACTCCTTCGGCGGCTGGAAGGCCTCCCTCTTCGGGGACAGCCACGCGTACGGACCGGACGGCGTCCAGTTCTTCACCCGCGGCAAGGCCGTCACCCAGCGCTGGCTGGACCCGTCGCACGGCGGCATCAACCTGGGCTTCCCGACCAACAGCTGA